One window from the genome of Micromonospora aurantiaca ATCC 27029 encodes:
- the dnaN gene encoding DNA polymerase III subunit beta, which produces MKFRVERDALAEAVAWTAKSLPNRPSVPVLAGVMLRVTDGNLQVSGFDYEVSSQVTVEVQGDADGAALVSGRLLAEITKALPAKPVDIAAVGAHLELVCGSARFTLPTMPVEDYPTLPEMPESAGTVDAAAFASAVAQVAVAAGRDETLPMMTGVRIELSGSTMAMLATDRYRLALREMEWNPDDPEISLNALVPARTLHDTAKALGPLGGHVTMALSSGGAGEGMIGFSGGTRRTTSRLLDGANYPPVRSLFPADHNAEARVAVAALIEVVKRVALVAERTTPVLLSFSADGLVVEAGGTEEARASEAMEATFSGEPLTIGFNPQYLIDGLANLGAQHALLRFVDAFKPAVISPAGEDGEVIPGYRYLIMPIRVSR; this is translated from the coding sequence ATGAAGTTCCGAGTGGAGCGCGACGCGCTCGCCGAGGCGGTCGCGTGGACCGCCAAGAGCCTGCCCAACCGACCCTCCGTACCGGTGCTGGCCGGGGTGATGCTCCGCGTCACCGACGGCAACCTGCAGGTCTCCGGCTTCGACTACGAGGTCTCCAGCCAGGTGACGGTCGAGGTGCAGGGTGACGCGGACGGCGCCGCCCTGGTCTCCGGCCGCCTGCTCGCCGAGATCACCAAGGCCCTGCCGGCCAAGCCGGTGGACATCGCCGCCGTCGGCGCCCACCTCGAACTGGTCTGCGGCAGCGCCCGGTTCACGCTGCCCACCATGCCGGTGGAGGACTACCCGACGCTGCCGGAGATGCCGGAGAGCGCGGGCACCGTCGACGCCGCCGCCTTCGCCTCCGCCGTGGCCCAGGTGGCTGTCGCCGCGGGCCGCGACGAGACGCTGCCGATGATGACCGGCGTACGGATCGAGCTGAGCGGCAGCACGATGGCCATGCTGGCGACCGACCGCTACCGCCTCGCGCTGCGCGAGATGGAGTGGAACCCGGACGACCCGGAGATCAGCCTCAACGCGCTGGTGCCGGCCCGTACGCTGCACGACACCGCGAAGGCGCTCGGCCCACTCGGTGGCCACGTCACCATGGCGCTGTCCTCCGGCGGCGCCGGTGAGGGCATGATCGGTTTCTCCGGTGGCACCCGCCGGACCACCAGCCGCCTGCTCGACGGCGCCAACTACCCGCCGGTGCGCTCGCTGTTCCCGGCCGACCACAACGCCGAGGCCCGCGTCGCCGTCGCCGCGCTCATCGAGGTGGTCAAGCGCGTCGCGCTGGTCGCCGAGCGCACCACCCCGGTGCTGCTCAGCTTCAGCGCCGACGGTCTCGTGGTCGAGGCGGGCGGCACCGAGGAGGCACGGGCCAGCGAGGCCATGGAGGCCACCTTCAGCGGCGAGCCGCTGACCATCGGGTTCAACCCGCAGTACCTCATCGACGGCCTGGCCAACCTGGGCGCGCAGCACGCCCTGCTCCGGTTCGTCGACGCGTTCAAGCCCGCGGTCATCTCCCCGGCAGGCGAGGATGGCGAGGTCATCCCGGGGTACCGGTACCTCATTATGCCGATCCGCGTGTCCCGCTGA
- the gnd gene encoding phosphogluconate dehydrogenase (NAD(+)-dependent, decarboxylating) has protein sequence MQLGLVGLGRMGGNMRERLRAAGHEVVGYDHNPEISDAASLAELAEKLQSPRAVWVMVPAGVTDATIDELAGVLGEGDIIIDGGNSRFSDDAPRAERLNEQGIGYIDVGVSGGVWGRQNGYALMVGGAQEHVERLMPIFESLKPEGEFGFVHAGPVGAGHYAKMVHNGIEYGLMHAYAEGYELLAASELVTNVPGVFKSWREGTVVRSWLLDLLDRALDEDPELAELSGYTEDTGEGRWTVDEAVRLAVPLNVITASLFARFASRQDDSPAMKAVAALRQQFGGHAVHKR, from the coding sequence ATGCAGCTCGGCCTGGTAGGACTCGGCCGCATGGGCGGCAACATGCGGGAGCGGTTGCGCGCCGCCGGGCACGAGGTGGTCGGCTACGACCACAACCCGGAGATCAGCGACGCCGCGAGCCTGGCCGAGCTTGCCGAGAAGCTCCAGTCGCCCCGCGCGGTCTGGGTCATGGTCCCCGCCGGCGTCACCGACGCCACCATCGACGAGCTCGCCGGTGTGCTCGGCGAGGGCGACATCATCATCGACGGCGGCAACTCCCGGTTCAGCGACGACGCCCCGCGCGCCGAGCGGCTGAACGAGCAGGGCATCGGCTACATCGACGTCGGCGTCTCCGGCGGCGTCTGGGGCCGGCAGAACGGGTACGCGCTGATGGTCGGCGGCGCGCAGGAGCACGTCGAGCGCCTCATGCCGATCTTCGAGTCGCTCAAGCCCGAGGGCGAGTTCGGCTTCGTGCACGCCGGCCCGGTCGGCGCCGGCCACTACGCCAAGATGGTGCACAACGGCATCGAGTACGGCCTGATGCACGCCTACGCCGAGGGCTACGAGCTGCTGGCGGCCTCGGAGCTGGTGACGAACGTCCCCGGCGTGTTCAAGTCGTGGCGCGAGGGCACCGTCGTGCGCTCCTGGCTGCTCGACCTGCTGGACCGGGCACTCGACGAGGATCCGGAACTGGCCGAGCTGAGCGGCTACACCGAGGACACCGGCGAGGGCCGCTGGACCGTGGACGAGGCGGTCCGGCTCGCCGTACCGCTCAACGTCATCACCGCGTCGCTCTTCGCCCGGTTCGCCTCCCGGCAGGACGACTCGCCCGCGATGAAGGCCGTCGCCGCGCTGCGCCAGCAGTTCGGCGGCCACGCCGTCCACAAGCGCTGA
- the recF gene encoding DNA replication/repair protein RecF (All proteins in this family for which functions are known are DNA-binding proteins that assist the filamentation of RecA onto DNA for the initiation of recombination or recombinational repair.) gives MYVRRLELVDFRSYERVGVDLEPGPNVLVGANGVGKTNLVEALGYVATLDSHRVATDAPLVRMGAASAVIRCAVVHEGRELLVELEIVPGKANRARLGRSPARRARDVLGALRLVLFAPEDLELVRGDPAERRRYLDDLLVTRQPRYAGVRADYERVVKQRNALLRTSYLARKTGGTRGGDLSTLAVWDAHLAQHGADLLAGRLELVAALTPHVAKAYDAVAAGRGAAGIAYRPSVELPEPGADRAALAEALAAALTANRAAEIERGTTLVGPHRDDLALTLGPLPAKGYASHGESWSYALALRLAGYDLLRADGIEPVLVLDDVFAELDTGRRERLAELVGGASQLLVTCAVDDDVPATLRGTRYAVGERTVRRAG, from the coding sequence GTGTACGTCCGCCGGCTCGAACTGGTCGACTTCCGCTCGTACGAGCGCGTCGGCGTCGACCTGGAGCCGGGGCCGAACGTGCTCGTCGGCGCCAACGGCGTCGGCAAGACCAACCTGGTCGAGGCGCTGGGTTACGTGGCGACCCTGGATTCGCACCGGGTCGCCACCGACGCCCCGCTGGTCCGGATGGGCGCCGCCTCGGCGGTGATCCGGTGCGCGGTGGTGCACGAGGGCCGGGAGCTGCTGGTCGAGCTGGAGATCGTTCCGGGCAAGGCCAACCGGGCCCGCCTCGGCCGGTCCCCGGCCCGCCGCGCCCGGGACGTGCTCGGCGCGCTGCGCCTGGTGCTGTTCGCGCCGGAGGACCTGGAACTGGTCCGCGGCGACCCGGCTGAACGCCGCCGCTACCTGGACGACCTGCTGGTCACCCGCCAGCCCCGCTATGCCGGTGTCCGTGCCGACTACGAGCGTGTGGTCAAGCAACGCAACGCGCTGCTGCGTACGTCGTACCTCGCTCGGAAGACCGGCGGCACACGCGGCGGTGACCTGTCGACGCTGGCCGTGTGGGACGCGCATCTGGCGCAGCACGGCGCGGACCTGCTCGCCGGCCGCCTGGAGCTGGTGGCCGCGCTGACCCCGCACGTGGCGAAGGCGTACGACGCGGTGGCGGCCGGACGTGGCGCGGCGGGCATCGCGTACCGGCCCTCGGTGGAGCTGCCCGAACCCGGCGCCGACCGCGCGGCGCTGGCGGAGGCGCTCGCCGCCGCGCTCACCGCGAACCGCGCCGCCGAGATCGAGCGCGGCACCACACTCGTCGGCCCGCACCGCGACGACCTGGCGCTGACGCTCGGCCCGCTGCCCGCCAAGGGGTACGCGAGCCACGGCGAGTCCTGGTCGTACGCGCTGGCGTTGCGGCTGGCCGGGTACGACCTGCTGCGCGCCGACGGGATCGAGCCGGTGCTGGTGCTCGACGACGTCTTCGCCGAGCTGGACACCGGCCGGCGGGAGCGGCTGGCCGAGCTGGTCGGCGGCGCGAGCCAGCTCCTGGTCACCTGCGCGGTGGACGACGACGTGCCGGCGACGCTGCGCGGCACCCGGTACGCGGTGGGCGAGAGGACGGTGCGACGTGCCGGATGA